In Coriobacteriia bacterium, the following proteins share a genomic window:
- a CDS encoding peptide chain release factor-like protein, with product MRVPETDEELLAECDVDTFRSSGKGGQSVNTTDSAVRLRHRPTGLTVISRTHRSQLLNKRSCLRVLRARLTALATVPEERIPTRTPRSAHARRVATKVRHSRLKRLRGPLDASED from the coding sequence GTGAGAGTGCCAGAGACCGACGAAGAGCTGCTCGCCGAGTGCGATGTGGACACGTTCCGCTCGAGCGGCAAGGGCGGCCAGAGCGTCAACACGACAGACAGCGCCGTGCGGCTCCGTCACCGGCCGACGGGTCTGACCGTGATCTCCCGCACGCATCGCAGCCAGCTGCTCAACAAGCGCTCGTGTCTGCGCGTCCTGCGAGCGCGCCTCACGGCCCTCGCGACCGTCCCAGAGGAGCGCATCCCGACCCGGACCCCTCGCAGCGCCCACGCGCGGCGGGTCGCGACGAAGGTGCGGCACTCGCGCCTCAAGCGCCTGCGGGGCCCGCTCGACGCCTCCGAGGACTGA
- a CDS encoding S41 family peptidase yields MTPLKRIALWTAVSATVLSLLFLAFAGGVLFERANPVARRTLVPGVDNGADDLDRIVNEVRGIIQRKALKPARDTSLTAGAISGMLDSLGDPYASYLNERHLTYFNEQSNGEFFGIGITVTVRDGQPFVVAPIPNTPAARAGLKAGDKIISIDGVTHKTWEVDDVVRRVRGPKDTTVKLLVERDGKRFKVSVKRAKIDVPNVESRMIGRDVGYVRLMGFNAKSGKEIASAMRALDLKGARGFVLDLRGNPGGLLSAAVDVTSLFVPEGVVVRVEARNKPEQVYRANGDPSMNKPLVVLVDNDSASASEIVAGALQDYTRATIVGVTTYGKGSVQSIEPLEEGGAVKLTIAHYLTPKRRVIDHKGVVPDVVVKMDPRDQSSAKTDTQLARAVKVLRAKF; encoded by the coding sequence GTGACCCCACTGAAGCGCATCGCTCTCTGGACGGCTGTCTCGGCGACCGTTCTCTCGCTGCTGTTCCTCGCGTTCGCCGGCGGCGTGCTCTTCGAGCGCGCGAACCCGGTCGCCCGCCGCACCCTCGTTCCCGGCGTCGACAACGGGGCCGACGATCTCGACAGGATCGTCAACGAGGTGCGCGGCATCATCCAGCGAAAGGCGCTCAAGCCCGCGCGCGACACCTCTCTCACCGCTGGGGCGATCTCGGGCATGCTCGACTCGCTCGGCGACCCCTATGCGTCCTATCTCAACGAGCGGCATCTCACATACTTCAACGAGCAGAGCAACGGCGAGTTCTTCGGCATCGGCATCACGGTGACCGTCCGCGACGGTCAGCCGTTCGTGGTCGCGCCGATCCCGAACACCCCGGCGGCGCGCGCGGGGCTCAAGGCGGGCGACAAGATCATCTCCATCGACGGCGTCACACACAAGACCTGGGAAGTGGACGACGTCGTGCGTCGCGTCCGCGGGCCGAAAGACACGACCGTGAAGCTGCTCGTCGAGCGGGACGGGAAGCGTTTCAAGGTCAGCGTGAAGCGCGCGAAGATCGACGTCCCGAACGTCGAGAGCCGCATGATCGGGCGCGACGTCGGCTACGTGAGGTTGATGGGATTCAACGCCAAGTCGGGCAAGGAGATCGCGTCCGCTATGCGCGCGCTCGATCTCAAGGGCGCGCGGGGCTTCGTTCTCGACCTGCGCGGCAATCCCGGCGGCCTGCTCTCGGCCGCCGTCGACGTCACGTCGCTCTTCGTGCCGGAGGGCGTGGTCGTGCGCGTGGAAGCTCGGAACAAGCCTGAGCAGGTGTATCGCGCGAACGGCGACCCGTCCATGAACAAGCCGCTCGTCGTCCTCGTCGACAACGATTCGGCATCCGCATCCGAGATCGTCGCGGGAGCGCTCCAGGACTACACGCGCGCCACCATCGTGGGCGTCACGACGTACGGGAAGGGGAGCGTGCAGAGCATCGAGCCGCTGGAAGAGGGCGGTGCGGTGAAGCTCACCATCGCGCACTACCTCACACCGAAGCGCCGCGTGATCGACCACAAGGGCGTCGTCCCGGACGTCGTGGTGAAGATGGACCCGCGCGATCAGTCGAGCGCGAAGACGGACACGCAGCTCGCGAGAGCGGTCAAGGTCCTGCGCGCGAAGTTCTGA
- a CDS encoding DedA family protein, which translates to MELLREAVDFVLHIDVHLGRIVSDYGVWTYLVLFVVVFCETGLVVTPFLPGDSLLFAAGAFAAKGSLDVALVFGVLAAAAILGDSANYALGHFLGPRALREHSRIFKREYLDKTQHYFERYGNKTIVIARFVPIVRTFAPFMAGVGAMRYGRFAAYNVGGGLLWVTLFVFGGYFFGNVPFVEENFSLVVIAIVLISVLPAVVEVVRHKLSVRAR; encoded by the coding sequence ATGGAGCTGCTGCGCGAGGCCGTCGACTTCGTCTTGCACATCGACGTTCACCTCGGGCGGATCGTGAGCGACTACGGTGTGTGGACCTACCTGGTGCTCTTCGTCGTGGTCTTCTGCGAGACCGGGCTCGTCGTGACTCCGTTCCTGCCGGGCGATTCGCTGCTCTTCGCGGCGGGCGCGTTCGCCGCGAAGGGATCTCTCGACGTCGCGCTCGTCTTCGGCGTCCTCGCCGCGGCCGCGATACTGGGCGACAGCGCGAACTACGCCCTCGGTCACTTCCTCGGCCCGCGGGCACTGCGCGAGCATTCGCGCATCTTCAAGCGCGAGTACCTCGATAAGACGCAGCACTATTTCGAGCGCTACGGGAACAAGACGATCGTCATCGCGCGGTTCGTGCCCATCGTGCGCACGTTCGCGCCGTTCATGGCGGGCGTCGGAGCGATGCGCTACGGACGGTTCGCCGCGTACAACGTCGGCGGAGGGCTGCTATGGGTGACGCTCTTCGTCTTCGGCGGCTACTTCTTTGGGAACGTGCCCTTCGTCGAAGAGAACTTCTCACTCGTGGTCATCGCCATCGTACTCATCTCGGTGCTGCCCGCCGTCGTCGAGGTCGTCCGTCACAAGCTCTCGGTCAGGGCACGGTAG
- a CDS encoding M42 family metallopeptidase has translation MRAESLKFLKSLVEAPSPSGYEQPAAKVFREYVAPFADEVTTDVMGSVHAWLKGKGKGAGPSVMLAGHMDEVGFMVTYITDGGFLAFKPIGGLDAHLLPGKRVRVHTKKGPLLGVLGRMPVHLLEEDERKQVVKMHKLFVDLGMGADEVKKRVSIGDPITFAVGFEKFGDGMAVSRAFDDKMGTWAVAEVLRLVGEAGRGAGAVSAVATVQEEIGLRGGTTSAYSVDPVVGIAVEVGHATDYPDVEKRKHGDVRCGAGPIITRGANVNPKVFELLVAAADAEGIPYQVDGEPRGTGTDANAMQLARGGKAAALVSVPLRYMHTPTEVLSLKDLEHTAELLAAFVLRLEPGTDFTP, from the coding sequence ATGCGTGCCGAATCGCTCAAGTTCCTCAAGTCCCTAGTCGAGGCGCCGTCGCCCTCGGGCTACGAACAGCCCGCCGCGAAGGTCTTCCGCGAGTACGTCGCCCCGTTCGCCGACGAGGTCACCACCGACGTCATGGGCTCGGTGCACGCATGGCTCAAGGGCAAGGGGAAGGGCGCCGGTCCGTCGGTCATGCTCGCGGGGCACATGGACGAGGTCGGCTTCATGGTCACGTACATCACCGACGGCGGCTTCCTCGCGTTCAAGCCGATCGGCGGCCTCGACGCCCACCTGCTCCCAGGCAAGCGCGTTCGCGTGCACACGAAGAAGGGCCCGCTCCTCGGCGTCCTCGGCCGCATGCCCGTCCACCTCCTGGAAGAGGACGAGCGCAAGCAGGTCGTGAAGATGCACAAGCTCTTCGTCGATCTCGGGATGGGCGCGGACGAAGTCAAGAAGCGTGTCTCGATCGGCGATCCGATCACGTTCGCCGTCGGTTTCGAGAAGTTTGGTGACGGCATGGCGGTCTCGCGCGCGTTCGACGACAAGATGGGCACCTGGGCGGTCGCCGAGGTCCTGCGGCTCGTCGGCGAAGCGGGCAGAGGGGCCGGAGCGGTCTCCGCCGTCGCCACCGTACAGGAGGAGATCGGCCTGCGGGGCGGCACGACGTCGGCGTACAGCGTCGACCCGGTCGTGGGCATCGCGGTCGAGGTCGGCCACGCCACCGACTATCCCGACGTCGAGAAGCGCAAGCACGGCGACGTCCGCTGCGGCGCCGGCCCGATCATCACGCGGGGCGCGAACGTGAACCCCAAGGTCTTCGAGCTGCTCGTGGCCGCCGCCGACGCCGAGGGCATACCGTATCAGGTCGATGGCGAGCCGCGCGGCACCGGGACGGATGCGAACGCGATGCAGCTCGCCCGCGGCGGCAAGGCCGCCGCGCTCGTGAGCGTGCCTCTGCGCTATATGCACACGCCCACCGAGGTGCTCTCGCTGAAGGACCTCGAGCACACTGCCGAGCTGCTCGCCGCGTTTGTTCTGCGCCTCGAGCCCGGCACCGACTTCACCCCTTAG
- the rnr gene encoding ribonuclease R produces the protein MKVEKAVLKALRHARRAMTPAEVREAMGEGGDVERVERVLQALERSGAAIERGGRYLALNERGLLVGRLSLNRRGYGFVSSPGGDVYVGARDIADAMHGDIVGVRPHARRAGRPGRSGEVVQVVERARDHVVGRLEVHGRVGIVVPTDPRIRSEVFVEAASLAGATSGDVVVARLTRYPTRRDAAQGVVDEVLGPPDAPGVGVEIVIREHGLRAAFPEEVEEAAGALTAPDVDAEVAAGRTDERERFTVTIDPVDAKDFDDAVSVTRSEGGFRLGVHIADVSRWVPWGSTIDAEALLRATSVYLVDRVLPMLPERLSNELCSLKPGEERLTMTVDMDIDRTGLVERYRLYPSVIRSDRRLDYDSVDAWLSTGDGFPDDATRALLTDLRDLAAALGKRRTARGGLDFETVEAKVRLDADGSPIDVVLRRRTTATNMIEEAMILANEVVARHMSGAEAPMMYRIHEAPDEDALDEVAVILKEFDYPITDIRGATPATFQRIVAFAHGRAEELLINSILLRALQRARYSEELGPHFGLASEAYTHFTSPIRRYPDLIVHRLLRAQLTRKLREEPVASMVPELHWLADHTSAMEREAEAAEEDSTRLKLAELMARHVGEEFDGVITGVTDFGIFVQLENTAEGLAHVRTMRDDYYRFEPERRMLVGEERGRVFRLGGTVRVRVAEVFVAERRIDFEVV, from the coding sequence GTGAAGGTCGAGAAAGCGGTGCTCAAGGCCCTGCGACACGCGCGACGCGCCATGACGCCCGCGGAGGTGCGCGAAGCGATGGGCGAAGGCGGGGACGTCGAGCGCGTCGAGCGCGTCCTCCAGGCGCTGGAGCGTTCCGGCGCCGCCATCGAGCGCGGCGGCCGATACCTCGCCCTCAACGAGCGCGGCCTGCTCGTCGGCCGCCTCTCGCTCAACCGTCGCGGCTACGGGTTCGTCTCCTCGCCCGGCGGCGACGTGTACGTCGGCGCGCGCGACATCGCCGACGCGATGCACGGCGACATCGTCGGCGTCCGCCCGCACGCGCGCCGCGCGGGGCGGCCCGGGCGTTCGGGAGAGGTCGTCCAGGTCGTCGAGCGTGCTAGAGACCACGTCGTCGGCCGCCTCGAGGTTCACGGGAGGGTCGGCATCGTCGTCCCCACCGACCCGCGGATTCGCAGCGAGGTCTTCGTCGAGGCGGCGTCGCTGGCCGGTGCGACGAGCGGCGACGTCGTAGTCGCGCGGCTGACGCGGTATCCGACGCGCCGCGACGCGGCCCAGGGAGTCGTCGACGAAGTGCTCGGGCCACCCGACGCCCCGGGTGTCGGCGTCGAGATCGTGATCCGGGAGCACGGCCTTCGCGCGGCCTTCCCGGAAGAGGTCGAGGAGGCGGCTGGCGCGCTCACCGCTCCGGACGTCGACGCGGAGGTCGCCGCTGGCAGGACCGACGAGCGCGAGCGGTTCACCGTGACCATCGACCCGGTCGACGCGAAGGACTTCGACGATGCCGTCTCCGTCACTCGCTCGGAAGGCGGATTCCGCCTCGGGGTGCACATCGCCGACGTCAGCCGCTGGGTGCCTTGGGGCTCGACGATCGACGCCGAGGCGCTCCTGCGCGCGACGTCGGTCTACCTCGTCGACCGCGTGCTGCCGATGCTGCCGGAGCGCCTCAGCAACGAGCTGTGCTCGCTCAAGCCCGGCGAGGAGCGGCTCACCATGACGGTCGACATGGACATCGACCGCACGGGGCTCGTCGAACGCTACCGCCTCTATCCTTCGGTGATCCGCAGCGACCGGCGTCTCGACTACGACTCGGTCGACGCGTGGCTCTCCACCGGCGACGGGTTCCCGGACGACGCGACGCGAGCACTCCTCACCGACCTGCGCGACCTCGCCGCGGCGCTCGGGAAGCGGCGCACCGCGCGCGGAGGGCTGGACTTCGAGACCGTCGAGGCGAAGGTGCGCCTCGACGCGGACGGCTCGCCGATCGACGTCGTGCTCCGCCGCCGCACCACGGCGACGAACATGATCGAGGAGGCGATGATCCTCGCCAACGAGGTCGTCGCGCGCCACATGAGCGGCGCTGAGGCCCCGATGATGTATCGCATCCACGAGGCGCCCGACGAAGACGCGCTCGACGAGGTCGCCGTCATCCTCAAGGAGTTCGACTATCCGATCACGGACATCCGCGGAGCCACGCCGGCGACGTTCCAGCGCATCGTCGCTTTCGCGCACGGCCGGGCCGAGGAGCTGCTCATCAACTCGATCCTTCTGCGCGCGCTCCAGCGGGCGCGCTACTCGGAGGAGCTCGGTCCGCATTTCGGGCTGGCGAGCGAGGCGTACACGCACTTCACGAGTCCGATCCGGCGCTACCCGGACCTGATCGTGCACCGCCTGCTCAGGGCGCAGCTCACGCGCAAGCTCCGGGAGGAGCCGGTCGCCTCGATGGTCCCGGAGCTTCACTGGCTCGCCGACCACACCTCGGCGATGGAGCGCGAGGCCGAGGCGGCGGAGGAGGACTCGACGCGGCTCAAGCTCGCCGAACTCATGGCGCGACACGTGGGGGAGGAGTTCGACGGTGTCATCACGGGCGTGACGGACTTCGGCATCTTCGTGCAGCTCGAGAACACCGCCGAGGGTCTCGCGCACGTGCGCACGATGCGCGACGACTACTATCGGTTCGAGCCCGAGCGCCGCATGCTCGTCGGCGAGGAGCGCGGCCGCGTCTTCCGGCTCGGTGGGACGGTGCGGGTGCGCGTGGCCGAGGTCTTCGTCGCCGAGCGGAGGATCGACTTCGAGGTCGTGTGA
- the ftsX gene encoding permease-like cell division protein FtsX yields the protein MALNLGYFARESVMNFRRNWVMSLGAVITIYLSLLLVGVFVVSGIIVTNIVHSVEQKVSIRIFLKDGAASGDVDTLQKQLLVDPLVKTVRYVSKEEALDTFKKETMKDSPEIVEQIEGNPLPASLDVELKDPRTVEAMVSKIKVNAVFPKVADKPDDPEKSLKYGQQVVKKLFALTRIVRIVEAVFILMLGVVSLVLIGNTIRLAIYSRRKEIAIMRLVGASNWFIRLPFLMEGMIQSLFGALLAIATLALVQATVVPGVRDALPFLPITVTGGDAVQVAVVLIASGLFVGAIGSGFAMRRFLKV from the coding sequence ATGGCGCTCAACCTGGGGTACTTCGCCCGCGAGTCCGTCATGAACTTCCGCCGCAACTGGGTGATGAGCCTCGGCGCGGTCATCACGATCTACCTGTCGCTGCTGCTCGTCGGCGTCTTCGTCGTGTCGGGCATCATCGTCACGAACATCGTCCACTCGGTCGAGCAGAAGGTCTCCATCCGCATCTTCCTGAAGGACGGCGCGGCCTCCGGGGACGTCGACACGCTGCAGAAGCAGCTGCTCGTCGATCCGCTCGTCAAGACGGTCCGGTACGTCTCCAAGGAGGAGGCGCTCGACACCTTCAAGAAGGAGACGATGAAGGACAGTCCGGAGATCGTCGAGCAGATCGAGGGCAACCCGCTCCCGGCCTCGCTCGACGTGGAGCTGAAGGACCCGCGGACCGTCGAGGCGATGGTCTCGAAGATCAAGGTGAACGCGGTCTTCCCCAAGGTCGCGGACAAACCGGACGATCCCGAGAAGTCGCTCAAGTACGGTCAGCAGGTCGTCAAGAAGCTCTTCGCGCTCACGCGCATCGTGCGCATCGTCGAGGCCGTCTTCATCCTGATGCTCGGCGTCGTGAGCTTGGTGCTGATCGGCAACACCATCCGGCTCGCGATCTATTCGCGCCGGAAGGAGATCGCCATCATGCGCCTCGTCGGAGCGAGCAACTGGTTCATCCGGCTGCCGTTCCTGATGGAAGGCATGATCCAGAGCCTGTTCGGCGCGCTGCTCGCCATCGCCACCCTCGCTCTCGTCCAGGCCACGGTCGTACCCGGGGTGCGCGACGCTCTGCCCTTCCTGCCCATCACGGTCACCGGCGGCGATGCCGTACAGGTGGCTGTCGTCCTCATCGCGAGCGGCCTGTTCGTCGGCGCCATCGGCTCCGGCTTCGCGATGAGGCGTTTCCTGAAAGTCTAG
- the smpB gene encoding SsrA-binding protein SmpB, giving the protein MAREARTISNNKKAFHDYFVDETFECGIELTGTEVRSLRESGASLRDTFATVRRGEVWLHGVHIAPYSHGNRANAEPGRSRRLLLHRKEIRYLIGKTKERGLALIPLRLYFNESNLAKVELGLARGKKMYDKRDAIADRDAKRDVARALRERQKGA; this is encoded by the coding sequence ATGGCCCGCGAGGCGCGCACGATCTCCAACAACAAGAAGGCGTTCCACGACTACTTCGTGGACGAGACGTTCGAGTGCGGCATCGAGCTGACGGGCACCGAGGTCCGCTCGCTGCGCGAGAGCGGCGCGAGCCTGCGCGACACGTTCGCGACCGTGCGCCGCGGCGAGGTCTGGCTCCACGGGGTCCACATCGCCCCGTACTCGCACGGCAACCGCGCGAACGCCGAGCCCGGCCGCTCGCGTCGTCTGCTGCTCCACCGCAAGGAGATCCGCTACCTCATCGGTAAGACGAAGGAGCGCGGTCTCGCGCTCATCCCGCTTCGTCTGTACTTCAACGAATCGAACCTCGCGAAGGTGGAACTCGGTCTCGCCCGCGGCAAGAAGATGTACGACAAACGCGACGCTATCGCCGACCGCGACGCGAAGCGCGATGTGGCTCGTGCGCTGCGCGAGCGCCAGAAGGGCGCGTGA
- a CDS encoding BACON domain-containing carbohydrate-binding protein, translated as MRTKSHRLFACLIAAVTVVALMPAGAFAARIQSTTDYPAPTVTTSPTTLDFGSVDQGTAPGVVTRTLTVSVGTIAGLPPEAANLAATWSVTHNLSWLTISPSSGSAGLGQSFSISVSVDTRAATPGDYSGQINVNVVPPTPPTGAASLRSAGLVSSLATVTQAVPVMMRVVEETPAVEATTPVIEVAPIAVSLTTTQGTNPAPFSIAISNAGTGTLSWEASEAASWLSIAPASGTDSSTLVGSVNTTGLAVGRYDATITVTAAGASNSPVTIPVHLVIAQRVKPRWTVSTPSCASVWRLGVRNLVVGSISPWRSSFAGGVRLQFQIYSRGAWRAATLLPATVRIVGNGRRYQAYFRPTYAGTYRVRATYAENATYAGANSAWRTFIVRR; from the coding sequence ATGAGAACGAAATCGCATCGGCTGTTCGCGTGCTTGATCGCGGCGGTCACGGTCGTCGCGCTCATGCCGGCGGGAGCGTTCGCCGCCCGGATCCAGTCGACGACCGACTACCCCGCGCCGACGGTGACGACGAGCCCGACTACGCTCGACTTCGGCTCGGTCGACCAGGGCACGGCGCCCGGCGTCGTCACGCGGACGCTGACCGTCTCGGTCGGCACGATCGCGGGTCTTCCGCCCGAGGCCGCGAACCTGGCCGCGACGTGGTCGGTCACGCACAACCTCTCGTGGCTCACCATCAGCCCGTCGAGCGGGTCGGCTGGGCTCGGCCAGTCCTTCAGCATCAGCGTCTCGGTCGACACCCGTGCGGCGACGCCGGGTGACTACAGCGGCCAGATCAACGTGAACGTGGTGCCGCCGACGCCTCCGACGGGCGCTGCTTCCCTGCGTTCGGCAGGTCTCGTGAGCTCGCTCGCGACTGTGACGCAAGCCGTGCCCGTGATGATGCGAGTCGTCGAGGAGACGCCGGCCGTCGAAGCGACGACGCCGGTCATCGAGGTCGCGCCGATCGCCGTCTCGCTCACCACGACCCAGGGGACGAACCCTGCGCCGTTCTCGATCGCCATCTCGAACGCCGGTACCGGGACGCTGTCGTGGGAGGCGAGCGAGGCCGCGTCGTGGCTGAGCATCGCGCCCGCCAGCGGCACCGACTCGAGCACGCTGGTCGGTTCGGTGAACACCACCGGTCTCGCGGTCGGTCGCTACGACGCGACGATCACGGTGACCGCCGCCGGCGCCTCGAACTCGCCGGTGACCATTCCCGTGCACCTCGTCATCGCGCAGAGGGTCAAGCCGCGGTGGACGGTCTCGACACCGTCGTGCGCCAGCGTCTGGCGCCTCGGGGTAAGGAACCTCGTGGTCGGCAGCATCAGCCCTTGGCGCTCGTCATTCGCCGGCGGGGTGCGGCTCCAGTTCCAGATTTACAGCCGCGGGGCGTGGCGCGCAGCGACGTTGCTGCCCGCGACGGTCAGGATCGTCGGCAACGGCCGACGCTACCAGGCCTACTTCCGTCCGACGTACGCGGGCACCTATCGCGTGCGCGCGACGTACGCGGAGAACGCGACCTACGCAGGCGCGAACTCCGCTTGGAGGACGTTCATAGTCCGCCGGTGA
- the pckA gene encoding phosphoenolpyruvate carboxykinase (ATP), whose translation MTTAPLADDEIRGQLAELGLAGSGAVHRNLPPAELIARSLARGEGILAANGALVVKTGEPSGRSPNDRLIVEEGPAAELISWGDINKPCQPALFDRLLDKARGYLHDRDLYVFDGFAGAERTYRLPIRVVADATWHALFADTLFVRPTPIELEDFVPGFTVVNCGALRASSDFDGTRSSVFVGISFTRKLVLILGSMYGGEMKKAIFTVMNYLLPQRDVLPMHCSANVGASGDAALFFGLSGTGKTTLSADPARRLIGDDEHGWSDHSVFNFEGGCYAKAIRLSQESEPQIYNAIKFGSILENVVVDPQTRAIDYGSDFLTENTRATYPIEHIPGAVLGGVGDHPRNVFFLTCDAFGVLPPIARLTPEMASYHFLSGFTSKVAGTEVGVDEPRPTFSACFGAPFLPLHASRYATMLAERLSWHETDCWLVNTGWTGGPCGVGHRMSIELTRALLAAALDGSLAKSGFTPHPVFKILVPHECRSAGVDVLDPRATWADGAAYDASAARLAGMFRENFEQYASHVSPEVLAVGPDPDAAG comes from the coding sequence ATGACTACCGCTCCGCTCGCAGACGACGAGATCCGCGGCCAGCTGGCTGAACTCGGCCTGGCAGGTAGCGGCGCGGTGCACCGCAACCTGCCGCCGGCCGAGCTCATCGCGCGCTCGCTGGCGCGCGGTGAGGGCATCCTGGCGGCGAACGGCGCGCTCGTCGTCAAGACCGGCGAGCCGTCCGGGCGCTCGCCAAACGACCGCCTCATAGTCGAGGAGGGTCCCGCCGCCGAGCTCATCTCCTGGGGCGACATCAACAAGCCCTGCCAGCCGGCGCTCTTCGACCGGCTGCTCGACAAAGCGCGCGGCTATTTGCACGACCGTGACCTGTACGTCTTCGACGGCTTCGCCGGCGCCGAGCGCACGTATCGCCTGCCGATCCGCGTCGTCGCCGACGCCACCTGGCACGCGCTCTTCGCCGACACGCTCTTCGTGCGTCCCACGCCGATCGAGCTCGAGGACTTCGTCCCGGGCTTCACCGTGGTCAACTGCGGCGCCCTGCGCGCCAGCTCCGACTTCGACGGCACCCGGAGCTCCGTCTTCGTCGGCATCAGCTTCACCCGCAAGCTCGTTCTCATCCTCGGCAGCATGTACGGCGGGGAGATGAAGAAGGCCATCTTCACCGTCATGAACTACCTGCTCCCCCAGCGCGACGTGCTGCCGATGCACTGCTCCGCCAACGTGGGCGCGTCGGGCGATGCGGCCCTCTTCTTCGGCCTCTCGGGGACGGGCAAGACGACCCTTTCGGCCGACCCCGCGCGCCGTCTCATCGGCGACGACGAGCACGGCTGGAGCGACCACAGCGTCTTCAACTTCGAGGGCGGCTGCTACGCCAAGGCGATCCGCCTCTCGCAGGAGTCGGAGCCGCAGATCTACAACGCCATCAAGTTCGGCTCGATCCTCGAGAACGTGGTCGTCGACCCGCAGACACGGGCGATCGACTACGGTTCCGACTTCCTCACCGAGAACACGCGCGCCACCTACCCCATCGAGCACATCCCGGGAGCCGTGCTCGGCGGCGTCGGCGACCATCCGCGCAACGTCTTCTTCCTCACCTGCGACGCATTCGGCGTGCTCCCCCCGATCGCGCGGCTCACGCCCGAGATGGCGAGCTACCACTTCCTCTCGGGCTTCACGAGCAAGGTCGCCGGTACCGAGGTGGGTGTCGACGAACCGCGCCCCACGTTCTCCGCATGCTTCGGGGCGCCCTTCCTGCCGCTGCACGCCTCGCGCTACGCGACCATGCTCGCCGAGCGCTTGAGCTGGCACGAGACCGACTGCTGGCTGGTGAACACCGGCTGGACCGGAGGGCCGTGCGGCGTCGGCCATCGCATGAGTATCGAACTCACGCGGGCGCTGCTCGCGGCTGCCCTGGACGGCTCGCTCGCCAAGTCCGGCTTCACTCCGCACCCGGTGTTCAAGATACTCGTGCCTCACGAGTGCCGTTCCGCCGGGGTCGACGTCCTCGACCCGCGCGCCACGTGGGCCGACGGTGCCGCCTACGACGCGTCGGCAGCCAGGCTCGCCGGCATGTTCCGCGAGAACTTCGAGCAGTATGCCTCGCACGTATCGCCCGAGGTGCTTGCGGTGGGCCCGGACCCGGACGCCGCGGGCTAG